Proteins encoded together in one Bombyx mori chromosome 24, ASM3026992v2 window:
- the LOC101739862 gene encoding m7GpppX diphosphatase — protein sequence MSDGCLKDDVSEQRCKRLKIDNENGNNLNDNQLELKDFVLEKILNNNTNRKTACVVGKFKDKSGVALILFEKNAFKENDLSEEGYFSKETQLKTFFENDIYGNFECFPPSTINGVKTTIIYPATDKHIAKFSQQEVHIVLETPELYKKLTLPHLEKEQFNLQWVYNILEGKSEQDRIVHDNKSEKEGFVLLPDLKWDGLTKETLYLLAIVRQRDIKSLRDLDEQHLPLLKRIRDEGKKTILEKYQVPGSQLRIYLHYQPSFYHLHIHFTYLRHEAPGIYAEKSHLLDTVIDNITMMPDYYKKATLPFTIREMDSIFNIYETNGQVKRIQNADLIVK from the exons ATGTCCGACGGCTGCCTAAAAGACGATGTCAGCGAGCAGCGTTGTAAAAGGTTGAAAATTGACAATGAAAACGGCAACAATCTAAATGACAATCAGTTAGAATTGAAAGACTTTGTTTTGGAGAAAATATTGAACAATAACACTAACAGGAAAACAGCTTGTGTGGTTGGAAAATTCAAAGACAAAAGTGGCGTGGCGCTAATCCTATTCGAAAAAAATGCTTTCAAGGAAAATGACCTAAGTGAAGAGGGTTATTTCTCCAAAGAAACTCAGCTGAAAACGTTTTTCGAGAACGATATTTACGGAAACTTCGAGTGTTTCCCGCCTTCGACTATAAACG GTGTGAAAACTACAATAATCTACCCAGCCACTGATAAGCATATTGCCAAATTTAGCCAGCAAGAAGTTCATATTGTGCTGGAAACTCCAGAGCTATATAAAAAACTGACATTGCCTCATCTCGAGAAAGAACAGTTCAATTTACAG TGGGTGTACAACATTCTAGAAGGTAAAAGTGAGCAAGATAGAATTGTACATGACAATAAAAGTGAAAAGGAAGGATTTGTGCTCCTCCCCGATCTGAAGTGGGACGGTCTTACCAAAGAGACATTGTATTTATTGGCTATTGTCAGACAAAGAGACATAAAAAGCCTTAGAGATTTGGACGAGCAGCATTTACCATTGTTAAAGAGGATTAGAGACGAGGGAAAG aaaacCATTTTAGAAAAATATCAGGTGCCTGGAAGTCAATTGCGTATATATCTGCATTACCAGCCTTCTTTCTACCATCTGCATATCCATTTCACTTATCTACGCCACGAGGCCCCTGGAATCTATGCAGAGAAATCACATCTACTCGACACCGTCATTGACAACATTACAATGATGCCCGACTATTATAAGAAAGCCACATTACCATTCACCATAAGAGAAATGgatagtatttttaatatatatgaaaCAAACGGACAAGTCAAACGCATACAAAACGCCGATCTAATTGTTAAATAG
- the LOC101739995 gene encoding uncharacterized protein LOC101739995, translated as MLIDNVFMELRSRLRSCNVYITTGVDFTKENCNLKISIQSDCIVLNCYIEDFGSKRRDSLSSIESLSDSYDETDEELDVSTYIPISEFCHIIPNSMSCLRIDKNTVSFRILTEPKNGGNFYTELLTTGKPENSVKKQNLKINIKISEELKIVCSNCSNVLSDGCVKFDRILELPSANLDMTEWFCHGHDHGNVADVVIKQNKLDFLYRLTYFVIDQSILSEKSNKFNSKREVYHCSRCLAWLGLKIKDTVRLYNSEVKVHNNEKEVHIFSYENQPENIHVNDFIQTIESITEDFKIGFQYAVMCKIVLECTISAAKKQYLLIWIMDKELQVLKNKENVTNNKIELKSSFVTKILYKIELALNDEVENWLTDPVVVNTEISKNMFSEGIEHLQKMASKVPESFRYSNGFHVSYLKI; from the coding sequence ATGTTGATTGACAACGTTTTTATGGAGCTACGCTCGCGTTTGCGTAGCTGCAACGTTTACATAACGACCGGTGTTGATTTTACTAAAGAAAATTGCAATTTGAAAATTAGCATACAATCCGATTGCATTGTGTTAAATTGTTATATTGAAGATTTTGGTAGCAAACGGAGAGATAGTCTTTCTTCAATCGAGAGTTTATCAGATTCATATGATGAAACAGACGAAGAGCTCGATGTGTCCACTTATATACCGATATCAGAATTTTGTCATATAATTCCCAATTCAATGTCATGTTTGAGAATAGACAAAAATACAGTTTCGTTCAGAATTCTAACCGAACCAAAGAATGGTGGAAATTTTTATACAGAATTACTTACCACTGGAAAACCTGAAAATTCTGTGAAGAAACAGAAtctaaaaatcaatataaaaatcagtgaagaattgaaaattgtttgctCAAACTGTTCAAATGTTTTATCTGATGGTTGTGTCAAATTTGACAGGATTTTAGAATTGCCTTCAGCTAATTTGGACATGACAGAATGGTTCTGTCATGGACACGACCATGGAAATGTGGCAGATGtagttataaaacaaaataaattagatttCCTATATCGATTAACATATTTCGTTATTGATCAATCAATCTTATCAGAGAAATCGAACAAATTTAATTCTAAAAGGGAGGTATACCATTGCAGCCGCTGTTTGGCTTGGCTCGGTCTCAAAATCAAAGACACTGTCAGACTTTACAATTCTGAAGTTAAAGTACACAACAATGAAAaagaagtacatatattttcttacGAAAACCAACCTGAAAACATACATGTAAATGATTTTATACAAACAATAGAAAGTATAACTGAAGATTTTAAAATTGGCTTCCAATATGCAGTGATGTGTAAAATTGTATTAGAATGCACAATATCAGCGGCTAAAAAGCAATATCTCTTAATCTGGATAATGGATAAAGAATTACAAGTATTGAAGAACAAAGAAAACGTTactaacaataaaattgaattgaaatctAGTTTTGTTACGaaaatactttacaaaattGAGTTGGCGTTGAATGATGAAGTGGAAAATTGGTTAACGGACCCAGTTGTGGTTAATACGGAGATCTCTAAGAACATGTTCAGTGAAGGCATCGAACATTTGCAAAAAATGGCATCGAAAGTTCCAGAATCGTTCCGTTACTCCAACGGTTTTCATGTCAGttacttaaaaatttaa
- the LOC101740127 gene encoding uncharacterized protein LOC101740127, producing MDLIEKVKKFISYWYIRYLLATELYMVETWERIAIHIVFGILFGLFWFFNYYITISAISRLRGNHGIIPS from the exons ATGGATTTAATCGAGAAAGTAAAGAAATTCATCAGTTATTGGTACATTAGATACCTATTGGCGACTGAATTATACATGGTGGAAACCTGGGAAAGAATAGCTATTC ATATAGTATTTGGAATACTTTTTGGATTATTCTGGTTCTTCAACTACTACATCACTATATCAGCCATATCACGACTGCGGGGGAATCACGGGATCATTCCATCATGA